AAAATTCTGACTATCGGTCTCATTCGGTTTGCGGCTTTGTTTCTGATTCCTTGCACTTCTGTGATCTGGAGGGGAACGTAAAGGAATTCGTGTACGGCTGGCTTGGGAATTTCTCCGATACGACGGTATCCAATTTTATGGGCGCCCCTCAGGCGGATGGCTTGGGCCAGCGCGTGTTAAAGGGCAGTAGCTTTAAGCTGAACAAGGAAACCGCAATGGCATACCGCCGTGGAGATGACTATGTGGTTACCTCTGCAACTCATGCGGATTACGTGGGCTTCCGCCTGGCTTATGGGGCGATTCCTGATCCTACTTGGATGAACGGCAATTCTGTGTCGACATCTAATACGGTGTCTCTGGTGAATTCCTTTGCCATGAAGAAACATCTGGGGACCATGCAGGCTAAGCTTGCGTTCCGGAATCATATTACTGGAAATCTGGAATTTATCGATTACTCTCTCGGTTCCAAGGTTTTTGAAATTGCGGACACCCTTACCGTATATCATCCAGATATTTCCCCTAATGGCCAGTGGGTAGCGTTCTGTACGAGTATTGAAGGTGTGGACGCCCAGTCTAATGTTTATGTCCGCAGGTTGAATTACGCTGGTACGGATTTAGTTAAGCTGAATGCCGAAAGGGCTGCAATTCCCCGCTGGAGAGTTACACCTGATGGCGACACGGTCCTTGTTTATGTGACCAATGCCGGCGATAATTCGGATAAGAATGTCTTCTCTGGTCAAAGCACCTGGGAGGTTTCTTTCTCCGATGGAATGTTCGGAAGACCTCATAAGCTATTCGATGGCGCTTACCACGGGGGCGTTTCCGCAGATGATCGTCTCGCCGTTACAGGATCCCGCCTGCTTCGCACTCGCACGGTTACGGATGACGGTGTGGTGGATTCCGTCTGGTACAACAGCGAACAGGCTTGTAACGTAAGTCTTTCCAAGGATGACAGCAAGAGAACTCTGTTCCTGGATTTTGGCCGCAAGAGGGATAAGGAAAACAACATTGAAGGATACGGCGTTCATGAACGTATCCTGGTGGTGGATAGTACGGGAAGCGAGATTAAATATGTTTCTGCTCCCGACAATTTTGCATTTGACCATACCGAGTGGGCTACGGGAAATAGAGCCGTGGCTTCCTTGACCAACTACAATGGCGTTCATGAAAAGATTGTCCTGGTGGATATGTCTACGGATTCTGTGATGGCGTTGGCTGAAGGAAGTGAATTATGGCACCCCGCATTTTGGACGGAAGAAAGTGATTTTTACGAGGAGTCCGAGCTGGATCGTGATAGTGCCGGCGTGTACCTAAATGAAAACGATGGATGGGCCTCTGTTCTCATGCGCTACAATATGGAACTGCTGTGGCGTTATGCAGATAGTGCAAATGTTGCCATTCTCGGTTCTTCCCGTCCCTTGTATTCCATCAGTCCAAGGCTTTTAAGTAAGGAATTCTTCGGGGTGAATTTCGCCCACACGCCCAATTCCTTATACTCCACTCGTGATTTCCTGGACAAGTACATTTTCAATCATTTGAAAAATTTGAAATATGTTGTCATCTCGCTGGATATGGATTTCTGGTGGAAAGTTGATGGTCAAAAGGGCGATAATTTCTTTGTGAAGGATGTGAAGAAATATCCTGGCTACGTCTATGATGAAAATCATGATTACTGGAAGGATGGTATTCCTGCTGGGTTACTCCAGGTAACGGAAAAATCTCTCGGCACAGAGGACGCTCTGGTCTATACTTTTGACAGAGGGCGTTACTTGGGAACTCTGTGTGGTTCATGGGGCAAGGTTCCCGAAATTGAAGTGGACAGCACATTCTCGGATAAAGACGATTGCCTGGAAAATTCCCTAGAAACCTTGGAGGGGATTCTTAAGGAATGTGAGGAACGTGGTATTTCTGTTGTGGGAATTATTTTCCCCCAAAGTCCCGCTTATGCCAATACGGGAGCTTTCGGTCGCTACGGCCTTCGCAGAAGTGTCGCAAAGAAACTGATTGAAAAGATTGGTGGACTTTCAAAGACCTATCCGCATTTTGTTCTGATGGACGAAAATAAGATGGGTGATCATGATTATGGAGACGAAATGGCTGTGGACTTCGATCACCTCTGCGATAAGGGGGCGGTACAGATAACTGCAAGGCTTGATTCCGTTCTTCAGGGGTTAGAAAAATAGGTAAATGATGAAACTGTGGAAACTTTTGCTTTGGTGCTTAGTCTGGATGTGCGCTTGTACCCATTCCGATGACTATGCGATTCGTTCGACAAGGGTGGACCTTGATGAGGATTCTTCTCATGACGGTTTGATTTATGTCCATGCGAAAGACGCCTACGTGACTTTGGGTGCCAAAGGAGCGACAGCCA
This Fibrobacter sp. UWEL DNA region includes the following protein-coding sequences:
- a CDS encoding TIGR02171 family protein, which produces MKCKALFASILAALLSSCSDDSSSSKADEVSVHASDIPGYIQVKAVGKSVVLGTNDSTAKDNERPKMKVTFDYDFALGRSEVTCGEFNEIMGKANLPEGLITKVDCEEDNLPAANVTYYDIILFANAKSVAEGMDTAYSYQSISLDGEGHCSNMTGLSLRTGVDAFRLPTEAEWMAAAQIRWNPDNSWNAENSDYRSHSVCGFVSDSLHFCDLEGNVKEFVYGWLGNFSDTTVSNFMGAPQADGLGQRVLKGSSFKLNKETAMAYRRGDDYVVTSATHADYVGFRLAYGAIPDPTWMNGNSVSTSNTVSLVNSFAMKKHLGTMQAKLAFRNHITGNLEFIDYSLGSKVFEIADTLTVYHPDISPNGQWVAFCTSIEGVDAQSNVYVRRLNYAGTDLVKLNAERAAIPRWRVTPDGDTVLVYVTNAGDNSDKNVFSGQSTWEVSFSDGMFGRPHKLFDGAYHGGVSADDRLAVTGSRLLRTRTVTDDGVVDSVWYNSEQACNVSLSKDDSKRTLFLDFGRKRDKENNIEGYGVHERILVVDSTGSEIKYVSAPDNFAFDHTEWATGNRAVASLTNYNGVHEKIVLVDMSTDSVMALAEGSELWHPAFWTEESDFYEESELDRDSAGVYLNENDGWASVLMRYNMELLWRYADSANVAILGSSRPLYSISPRLLSKEFFGVNFAHTPNSLYSTRDFLDKYIFNHLKNLKYVVISLDMDFWWKVDGQKGDNFFVKDVKKYPGYVYDENHDYWKDGIPAGLLQVTEKSLGTEDALVYTFDRGRYLGTLCGSWGKVPEIEVDSTFSDKDDCLENSLETLEGILKECEERGISVVGIIFPQSPAYANTGAFGRYGLRRSVAKKLIEKIGGLSKTYPHFVLMDENKMGDHDYGDEMAVDFDHLCDKGAVQITARLDSVLQGLEK